From one Candidatus Reconcilbacillus cellulovorans genomic stretch:
- a CDS encoding transcriptional repressor produces MKKRMLTAQRRAVYETLKECRTHPTAAELIDLLRERGYHFAYGTVYNSLRYLVESGMIRELKFRETASRYDAVTEDHPHLVCERCGRVEEVFADMPKEWLSRLTEHTGYRLRRLHVVAEGVCRECQRQEAEGEGREATHV; encoded by the coding sequence GTGAAAAAACGGATGCTGACCGCTCAGAGGCGGGCTGTTTATGAGACGCTGAAAGAATGCCGGACGCATCCGACCGCAGCCGAGTTAATCGACCTGCTGCGGGAGCGGGGGTATCATTTCGCCTACGGGACAGTCTACAATTCGCTTCGCTATCTGGTCGAAAGCGGTATGATCCGCGAGCTGAAATTCCGCGAGACGGCCAGCCGCTACGACGCGGTAACGGAAGACCATCCCCACCTGGTGTGCGAAAGATGCGGCAGGGTGGAGGAAGTGTTCGCCGACATGCCGAAGGAATGGCTGAGCCGCTTGACGGAACACACGGGGTACCGGTTGCGTCGGCTGCACGTCGTGGCGGAAGGCGTCTGCCGCGAATGCCAACGGCAAGAAGCTGAAGGGGAAGGAAGGGAGGCGACGCATGTCTGA